A region of Natribaculum luteum DNA encodes the following proteins:
- a CDS encoding nitrous oxide reductase accessory protein NosL, with protein MERRNFLIGSAATGVGLFFGTGAFSAAGAGHGVSIGTGDGYIHVEPNDDYAGDVGEYVDDPANGPLEVIIDDVDENGWVQFDDLLLVTNTGTQAVDLYVEEQDWLGDDDAAILDYRIGGESIVGETNAVSLGSVEDGDNSETITLRADLTDHDDVEAALPSGDESTVMFVADSSATDGGDDTGDEDDEGSDDEQSSGEFLEVAAPSSVDVREVAEITATVTNETGGQQEATVALDVEGVDPSTHYGTFEETVTVADGSSEDVVFEIPTEYEDVEKGGLTLQDNEWAVSAEIDADTDELTGSLSVNDAAVQWYQPDGDKICPVCNMLTETYEAWHAQATHVDGSRIEFCSLGCAVEYWVNPTSHDGSGYDGKHDGTVEDELVTIWAPDFTDVETGEYTDSHPGWEAFIDMREGYFVLDENTATKFNTPMSGSPVCFASHDDAVAYVDEWDDVTEDDIVELEDLVDEHGLMYRANYR; from the coding sequence ATGGAGCGTCGGAATTTCCTCATCGGCTCGGCTGCCACCGGCGTCGGGTTGTTTTTCGGGACGGGTGCGTTCAGTGCGGCCGGTGCCGGTCACGGGGTCTCGATCGGGACCGGCGACGGCTACATTCACGTCGAACCGAACGACGATTACGCCGGCGACGTCGGCGAGTACGTCGACGATCCGGCAAACGGGCCGCTCGAGGTCATCATCGACGACGTCGACGAGAACGGGTGGGTGCAGTTCGACGACCTGCTTCTGGTGACGAACACGGGGACGCAGGCGGTCGACCTCTACGTCGAAGAGCAAGACTGGCTCGGGGACGACGACGCTGCCATCCTGGATTATCGGATCGGCGGCGAATCGATCGTCGGCGAGACGAACGCCGTCTCGCTCGGTTCGGTCGAGGACGGCGACAACAGCGAGACGATCACGCTCCGGGCCGACCTGACCGACCACGACGACGTCGAGGCTGCGCTGCCGAGCGGCGACGAGTCGACTGTCATGTTCGTCGCCGACAGTTCGGCGACCGACGGCGGTGACGACACCGGAGATGAGGACGACGAGGGGAGCGACGACGAGCAAAGCAGCGGAGAGTTCCTCGAGGTCGCCGCACCGAGCAGCGTCGACGTCCGCGAGGTGGCCGAAATCACCGCGACGGTGACGAACGAGACCGGCGGCCAGCAGGAGGCGACGGTGGCCCTCGACGTGGAGGGCGTCGATCCCAGCACCCACTACGGCACGTTCGAAGAGACGGTGACGGTCGCCGACGGCAGTAGCGAGGACGTGGTCTTCGAGATTCCAACGGAGTACGAAGACGTCGAAAAGGGCGGCCTGACGCTCCAGGACAACGAGTGGGCGGTCTCAGCCGAGATCGACGCCGACACCGACGAGCTGACCGGATCGCTTTCGGTCAACGATGCGGCAGTCCAGTGGTACCAGCCCGACGGCGACAAGATCTGTCCGGTCTGTAATATGCTGACCGAGACCTACGAGGCGTGGCACGCCCAGGCGACACACGTCGACGGCAGCCGGATCGAGTTCTGTTCGCTCGGCTGTGCCGTCGAGTACTGGGTCAATCCCACTTCCCACGACGGGTCGGGCTACGACGGCAAACACGACGGAACGGTCGAAGACGAACTCGTGACCATCTGGGCACCCGACTTCACCGACGTCGAGACCGGCGAGTACACCGACTCACACCCCGGCTGGGAGGCGTTCATCGACATGCGCGAGGGCTACTTCGTCCTCGACGAGAACACCGCGACCAAGTTCAATACGCCGATGAGTGGGAGCCCGGTCTGTTTCGCCAGCCACGACGACGCCGTGGCGTACGTCGACGAGTGGGACGACGTCACCGAAGACGACATCGTCGAACTCGAGGACCTCGTCGACGAGCACGGCCTGATGTACAGGGCGAACTATCGGTAA
- a CDS encoding winged helix-turn-helix domain-containing protein produces the protein MKLRQPTDFLILEALEDKGRNVATNLAAHTGKSRKNINTRLPVLEDYGLVQKIGPAERSGLYEITALGKAALVYQDQYDEVDDFEALIEGPNTGATGDAAEAFARGGEESTDEDE, from the coding sequence GTGAAACTTAGACAACCCACTGACTTTCTGATCCTCGAGGCACTCGAAGACAAGGGGCGAAACGTCGCGACGAACCTCGCTGCCCACACTGGCAAGAGTCGGAAGAACATCAACACGCGCCTGCCAGTACTCGAAGACTACGGTCTCGTTCAGAAGATCGGTCCGGCAGAACGATCTGGGCTCTACGAGATTACTGCGCTGGGCAAAGCGGCGCTCGTCTACCAAGACCAGTACGACGAAGTCGACGACTTCGAAGCGCTGATCGAAGGGCCAAACACCGGCGCGACCGGGGACGCGGCCGAAGCGTTCGCACGCGGCGGCGAGGAGTCGACCGACGAAGACGAATAA
- a CDS encoding nitrous oxide reductase accessory protein NosL: MCFDEHVDRSTVSSRRTVLAGVGLATLGTLAGCLGADEAAPDPIALEEGQFCDVCDMEIAMHPGPVGQAYYADDEALPPGRDGPAWFCSGQCLYTYVLEQSNAGYDPAGAYATDYSTVDWELRTDDGTTVISAHLQADAFELVESLEYVVASDVEGAMGKSLIGFTDADDVDAFVADHGGERYQHGDVSRQLIDSLDM, encoded by the coding sequence ATGTGCTTTGACGAACACGTCGATCGGTCGACTGTCTCGTCTCGTCGAACCGTCCTCGCCGGCGTCGGCCTCGCCACGCTCGGGACGCTCGCGGGCTGTCTCGGTGCCGACGAAGCGGCTCCGGATCCGATCGCACTCGAGGAAGGGCAGTTCTGCGACGTCTGTGATATGGAGATCGCGATGCATCCCGGACCCGTGGGACAGGCATACTACGCCGACGACGAGGCACTCCCGCCGGGTCGCGACGGCCCGGCATGGTTCTGCAGCGGACAGTGTCTGTACACCTACGTCCTCGAGCAGTCAAACGCCGGCTACGATCCGGCCGGTGCGTACGCGACCGACTACTCGACGGTCGACTGGGAACTCAGGACGGACGACGGAACGACCGTCATCAGCGCCCACCTCCAGGCCGACGCGTTCGAACTCGTCGAGTCGCTCGAGTACGTCGTCGCCAGCGACGTCGAGGGGGCGATGGGGAAGTCGCTGATCGGGTTTACCGACGCCGACGACGTCGACGCGTTCGTCGCCGACCACGGCGGCGAGCGATACCAGCACGGCGACGTCTCACGGCAGTTGATCGACAGCCTCGACATGTAG
- a CDS encoding DUF5305 domain-containing protein — protein sequence MTGARLEEPDGEPTNETVLRWRVRLVDHRQLAVLVVVALLCVGGWLSYTAYVDPGERRETRQTESWSMTGTFSHGATVVEPNPIYDTGSELRDEPVYYTRLSPTAVGTVTAGYEASSGENVTTRLEVDLVARSVDGDVVYWEQREQLATRERTAVDPGEEVVADFEVNVSRLESRLEEIDRRLGARPGDVETVVDVTTTVDGTIDGQQRTATRRRQIDLTHDGATYAFDADPFEEPISATEAVTVTRSYGPVWTVGGLLLVAAALVGGGLLIVASYHEPSALERAWLAYRDDRAEFAELIVRAELPAAMADRPRVDVQTLGELARVAIQTDAVILARTAHGNSHYVVCEGDVLYVYEPPAPPSAEVAEPVGDVPEMQKSLPRGPVDE from the coding sequence ATGACCGGGGCGCGACTCGAGGAACCGGACGGCGAGCCGACGAACGAGACCGTCTTGCGCTGGCGCGTCCGTCTCGTCGACCACCGGCAGCTCGCGGTCCTCGTCGTCGTCGCCCTCCTGTGTGTCGGTGGCTGGCTGTCCTACACCGCCTACGTCGATCCGGGTGAGCGGCGCGAAACGCGACAGACCGAGTCGTGGTCGATGACGGGAACGTTCTCACACGGCGCGACCGTCGTCGAACCGAATCCGATCTACGACACCGGGAGCGAACTGCGCGACGAACCGGTGTACTACACGCGACTCTCGCCGACTGCAGTCGGGACGGTCACCGCCGGCTACGAGGCGAGCAGCGGCGAGAACGTCACGACGAGACTCGAGGTCGACCTCGTCGCCCGGTCGGTCGACGGCGACGTGGTCTACTGGGAACAGCGAGAGCAACTTGCAACCAGAGAGCGCACGGCGGTCGACCCCGGCGAGGAGGTCGTCGCCGACTTCGAGGTGAACGTCTCCCGTCTCGAGTCGCGACTCGAGGAGATCGACCGACGGCTGGGAGCACGCCCGGGCGACGTCGAGACAGTCGTCGACGTCACGACGACGGTCGACGGGACGATCGACGGCCAGCAGCGAACTGCGACGCGACGACGACAGATCGATCTCACGCACGACGGAGCCACGTACGCGTTCGACGCCGACCCGTTCGAAGAGCCGATCTCCGCGACGGAGGCCGTTACCGTCACTCGGTCGTACGGCCCGGTCTGGACGGTCGGTGGGCTACTGCTCGTCGCCGCTGCCCTCGTCGGCGGCGGACTGTTGATCGTCGCCAGCTATCACGAACCGTCCGCACTCGAGCGGGCGTGGCTCGCCTATCGTGACGATCGGGCGGAGTTCGCGGAGTTGATCGTCAGGGCTGAACTTCCAGCCGCGATGGCGGATCGACCGCGTGTCGACGTCCAGACGCTCGGGGAACTCGCCCGGGTGGCGATCCAGACCGATGCGGTGATACTCGCGCGGACGGCACACGGGAACAGTCACTACGTCGTGTGTGAGGGAGACGTCCTGTACGTCTACGAACCGCCCGCGCCGCCGTCGGCTGAGGTGGCGGAACCCGTCGGGGACGTTCCTGAAATGCAGAAATCGCTGCCGAGAGGGCCGGTCGACGAATAA
- a CDS encoding peptidase M10A and M12B matrixin and adamalysin, with protein sequence MKRRTVLGSVGSLLSVGALAYASRDPVNRIDVRFWLSERAATYDGVVETVDAYLATALDLEWWSLEVSFGGVVSVSTEDGAAVTTGGEWPSRVIAGSVGRGDVDPVADVNLLVTDGEMQTAPTGYGLPHVASVGGARHLAAASAPDRQPDPLPYTTPNRVAQVLVHEVGHALGLDHDHGVAYRRGDTVVATPMLSTYAWDPDYDGRPRCGSIASERTGDDRRLACAFSECARRELETYDGGLPL encoded by the coding sequence GTGAAACGACGGACGGTACTCGGTTCGGTCGGGTCACTGCTGTCGGTCGGTGCGCTCGCGTACGCGAGTCGTGATCCGGTAAATCGGATCGACGTCCGCTTCTGGCTCTCCGAGCGGGCCGCCACCTACGACGGCGTCGTCGAGACGGTCGATGCGTATCTCGCGACTGCGCTCGACCTCGAGTGGTGGTCACTCGAGGTTTCGTTCGGCGGCGTGGTTTCCGTCTCGACCGAGGACGGTGCCGCGGTGACGACGGGCGGCGAGTGGCCCTCGCGCGTGATCGCGGGATCGGTCGGTCGTGGCGACGTCGATCCGGTCGCCGACGTCAACCTCCTCGTCACCGACGGGGAGATGCAGACCGCGCCGACGGGCTACGGCCTGCCCCACGTCGCGTCCGTCGGCGGTGCGCGCCACCTCGCCGCGGCGTCTGCGCCCGATCGACAGCCAGATCCGCTCCCGTATACGACGCCGAATCGGGTTGCACAGGTGCTCGTCCACGAGGTCGGCCACGCGCTCGGCCTCGATCACGACCACGGCGTCGCCTACCGGCGCGGAGACACAGTCGTCGCGACGCCGATGCTCAGTACCTACGCCTGGGACCCCGACTACGACGGCCGGCCGAGGTGTGGCTCGATCGCTTCCGAACGGACGGGTGACGACCGGCGACTCGCGTGTGCGTTCTCCGAATGTGCCCGGCGCGAACTCGAGACGTACGACGGTGGACTGCCCCTCTGA
- a CDS encoding signal peptidase I yields the protein MSVRYVARFVRIALLVTVLAAIAGQALGQPLLLGYVSSDSMEPAMDAGDGFVAVPTLLVGDVEPGDVIVYESGDGVDDELVTHRVVRATDDGYVTRGDANPVTDQQDGEPHVREEQIVATALQIDGTVVRIPGLGVAVTTTGTVFGVVQAGIADVTGTGGDQSGRAVASLLLVLSLAGYMIETVRERRRWRLDRRIDDGTTEPRRVAVAVALVVAVAATAAMVVPAGAESIAFVSTDPAPDGELLAEPGGIVETSYRVSNAGFAPIVAYLEPRDEGVTLERHAAIVPGRDSEDVTVSITAPESEGHYERTVVEHRYLYLLPRPVIDALYDRHPWLPLGAIVALLGAIAYVLCRRLIDSGGSRPARKGGYCTRNQRFRLER from the coding sequence ATGAGCGTTCGCTACGTCGCCCGGTTCGTTCGGATCGCACTGCTGGTGACGGTACTCGCAGCGATAGCCGGACAGGCACTCGGCCAGCCGCTTTTGCTGGGGTACGTCTCGAGTGACAGCATGGAGCCGGCGATGGACGCTGGTGACGGCTTCGTCGCAGTGCCGACCCTCCTGGTGGGCGACGTCGAACCGGGCGACGTGATCGTCTACGAGTCAGGCGACGGCGTCGACGACGAACTGGTAACCCATCGCGTCGTCCGCGCGACCGACGACGGCTACGTCACCCGTGGCGACGCGAACCCGGTAACCGACCAGCAGGATGGCGAACCACACGTACGAGAGGAACAGATCGTCGCGACGGCACTGCAGATCGACGGCACGGTCGTCAGGATACCCGGTCTGGGAGTCGCGGTCACGACGACTGGAACCGTCTTCGGCGTCGTGCAGGCGGGAATCGCCGACGTCACCGGAACTGGTGGGGACCAGAGCGGAAGGGCAGTGGCGTCGTTGCTCCTGGTACTGTCGCTCGCCGGCTACATGATCGAAACGGTTCGCGAACGGCGTCGGTGGCGTCTCGACCGCCGGATCGACGACGGGACGACGGAACCCCGTCGCGTCGCCGTCGCGGTCGCACTCGTCGTGGCGGTCGCTGCGACGGCGGCGATGGTCGTCCCGGCGGGGGCCGAGTCGATCGCGTTCGTCAGCACCGACCCGGCACCGGACGGTGAGTTACTGGCCGAGCCCGGCGGGATCGTCGAGACGTCCTACCGGGTCTCGAACGCCGGCTTCGCTCCGATCGTCGCGTATCTGGAACCCAGAGACGAAGGCGTCACACTCGAGCGGCACGCCGCAATCGTGCCAGGACGCGACAGCGAAGACGTCACGGTCTCGATCACGGCCCCCGAATCAGAGGGCCACTACGAACGCACCGTGGTCGAGCACCGCTACCTGTATCTGCTCCCCCGGCCAGTCATCGACGCCCTCTACGACCGTCACCCGTGGCTCCCGCTGGGCGCGATCGTCGCGCTGCTGGGCGCGATCGCGTACGTGCTCTGTCGACGTCTAATCGACTCGGGTGGGAGTCGACCGGCACGAAAAGGAGGATACTGCACCCGCAACCAGCGGTTCCGACTCGAGCGATGA
- a CDS encoding alpha,alpha-trehalose-phosphate synthase (UDP-forming): MCHNEERQSSADGGTEGYRRTAERDGTSTAVPGSLIAVSNRQPYRHEYADDDSSESSDSGGQATVDGGTTGGPSLVADTNGDDERPITVDRPTGGLTAGLDPVLRRSGGTWIAWGDGDADRDVTGDDGCVQVPPEDEEGAYTLQRVWLSDEAVDAYYRGFSNRVLWPLCHGFPDIVEYRPNDLEWYRAVNRQFADAVADHATDDAVVWLQDYHFGLAPAMIRESVPRSVTIAQFWHIPWPAPAVFHRCPARRELLEGLLGNDLLGFHVDRYCEHFLECVDAFVPGAIVDSRRRVVHYRGREIRIVATPMGVDAAAYDQQSRSIDVTRWDDVRENHGIPKGNAIGLGVDRLDYTKGIPERLAAVERFFERNPAWRGEFTFVQKSMPSRTEIPTYQRHGEYVRSEVDRINARFEQDGWRPIVYVEEYLPRADLCALYRRADVMVVSPLVDGMNLVAQEYVAASVDGDGSLVLSSTVGAHETLGEFVYTIEPRRREEFATTIEAALTAPPSERRRRMDGLRRRVFERDLESWMHAQFGELRRLHEAGHSANRNRSRRPRST; the protein is encoded by the coding sequence ATGTGTCACAACGAGGAGCGACAGTCGTCGGCGGACGGCGGTACCGAAGGCTATCGACGGACGGCGGAGCGCGATGGCACGTCGACGGCGGTTCCAGGCTCGTTGATCGCCGTCTCGAACCGACAACCGTACCGACACGAGTACGCGGACGACGACTCGAGCGAATCCAGCGATAGCGGCGGGCAAGCGACCGTCGACGGTGGAACGACCGGCGGCCCCTCGCTCGTCGCCGATACGAACGGAGACGACGAGCGACCGATCACGGTCGACCGACCGACGGGCGGGCTGACCGCGGGGCTCGACCCGGTACTCCGTCGGTCCGGCGGCACGTGGATCGCCTGGGGCGACGGCGACGCCGACCGCGACGTCACGGGCGACGACGGCTGCGTTCAGGTCCCGCCGGAAGACGAGGAAGGGGCGTACACGCTCCAGCGTGTGTGGCTCTCTGACGAGGCGGTCGACGCCTACTACCGCGGGTTCAGCAACCGCGTCCTCTGGCCGCTGTGCCACGGGTTCCCCGATATAGTCGAGTACCGGCCGAACGACCTCGAGTGGTACAGGGCGGTCAACCGGCAGTTCGCCGACGCGGTCGCCGACCACGCAACCGACGACGCCGTCGTCTGGCTGCAAGACTACCACTTCGGTCTCGCCCCGGCGATGATCCGCGAGAGCGTCCCACGGTCCGTGACGATCGCCCAGTTCTGGCACATCCCGTGGCCAGCACCCGCGGTCTTCCACCGTTGTCCGGCCAGACGGGAACTGCTCGAGGGACTGCTCGGCAACGACCTCCTCGGATTCCACGTCGACCGGTACTGCGAGCACTTCCTCGAGTGCGTCGACGCGTTCGTTCCGGGGGCGATCGTCGACTCACGCAGGCGAGTCGTCCACTATCGCGGTCGCGAGATCCGGATCGTCGCGACGCCGATGGGCGTCGACGCGGCGGCGTACGACCAGCAGAGCCGGTCGATCGACGTCACCAGGTGGGACGACGTTCGCGAGAACCACGGTATCCCGAAGGGGAACGCGATCGGACTCGGCGTCGACCGACTCGATTACACGAAGGGGATTCCCGAGCGCCTCGCGGCGGTCGAGCGGTTCTTCGAGCGCAACCCCGCGTGGCGAGGCGAGTTCACGTTCGTCCAGAAGTCGATGCCGAGCCGAACCGAAATCCCGACCTACCAGCGACACGGCGAGTACGTCCGCAGCGAGGTCGATCGGATCAACGCGCGCTTCGAGCAGGACGGGTGGCGACCGATCGTCTACGTCGAAGAGTACCTGCCGCGTGCGGACCTCTGTGCGCTCTACCGTCGGGCGGACGTCATGGTCGTCAGCCCGCTCGTCGACGGGATGAACCTCGTCGCCCAGGAGTACGTCGCAGCGAGCGTCGACGGCGACGGCTCGCTGGTCCTGAGCAGCACCGTCGGGGCGCACGAGACGCTCGGCGAGTTCGTGTACACCATCGAGCCGCGACGTCGAGAGGAGTTCGCGACGACGATCGAGGCTGCCCTCACGGCACCGCCGTCGGAACGACGTCGACGGATGGACGGCCTTCGCCGGCGCGTCTTCGAACGCGACCTCGAGTCGTGGATGCACGCCCAGTTCGGCGAACTGCGACGGCTTCACGAGGCAGGACACTCCGCGAATCGCAACCGGAGTCGGAGACCGCGATCGACGTGA
- a CDS encoding nitrous oxide reductase accessory protein NosL, translating into MHRRTFVRGSSIALTGVVAGCLGAGDDGDGDGDGSDGDGDSSLPTVAGSLSVVDSPTAVTVRDTVEFDLELTNDGDDDHDVAVSVDVGDERREEVVTVAAGDSETATVGVDTDYESVERGGISLGENEWTVTANLEDGTESGTLAVQDAPVEWYQPDEEKICPVCNMLTEMYEGWHAQATHADGSRIEFCSLGCAVEYWIHPTDHDATDYDGKHEGTIEDELVTIWAPDFTDVDTDPDDGSSAAHPGWEAFIDMREGYFVLDSRTFQKYTTPMPGGSPVCFAEYDDAVAYVDEWDELTEDDIVELEDLADVEAGKRYRANYQA; encoded by the coding sequence ATGCACAGGAGAACGTTCGTCCGCGGGAGTAGTATCGCACTGACAGGGGTCGTCGCCGGCTGTCTCGGCGCCGGCGACGACGGCGACGGTGACGGTGACGGTAGCGACGGTGACGGCGACAGCAGCCTGCCCACCGTCGCCGGCTCGCTCTCGGTCGTCGACAGTCCGACGGCGGTGACAGTTCGCGACACCGTCGAGTTCGACCTCGAGTTGACGAACGACGGTGACGACGATCACGACGTGGCCGTCAGCGTCGACGTCGGCGACGAGCGCCGGGAGGAGGTCGTTACCGTCGCCGCTGGCGACAGCGAGACGGCGACCGTCGGCGTCGATACCGACTACGAGAGCGTCGAGCGAGGCGGCATTTCCCTCGGGGAGAACGAATGGACGGTGACGGCGAACCTCGAGGACGGCACGGAGAGCGGGACGCTGGCGGTCCAGGACGCGCCGGTGGAGTGGTACCAGCCCGACGAGGAGAAAATCTGCCCGGTCTGTAACATGCTGACCGAGATGTACGAGGGCTGGCACGCCCAGGCGACACACGCGGACGGGAGTCGGATCGAGTTCTGTTCGCTCGGCTGTGCCGTCGAGTACTGGATCCACCCCACAGACCACGACGCGACGGATTACGACGGTAAACACGAGGGAACGATCGAGGACGAACTCGTGACCATCTGGGCGCCCGACTTCACCGACGTCGACACCGATCCTGACGACGGATCGTCCGCTGCACACCCCGGCTGGGAGGCGTTCATCGACATGCGCGAGGGCTACTTCGTCCTCGATAGCCGGACGTTCCAGAAGTACACGACTCCGATGCCGGGCGGCAGTCCCGTCTGTTTCGCCGAGTACGACGACGCCGTGGCGTACGTCGACGAGTGGGACGAACTTACCGAAGATGACATCGTCGAACTCGAGGACCTCGCCGACGTCGAGGCCGGGAAACGCTACCGGGCGAACTATCAGGCCTGA
- the hutU gene encoding urocanate hydratase translates to MHVPRRDGGHDVGEPSAQWREYQGSPTGTDLECRGWRQEAALRLLNNNLDPEVAEKPEELVVYGGTGRAARSWDAYDAICEELRTLADDETLLVQSGKPVGRFRTHERAPRVLIANSNLVGKWDDWEHFHELEAKGLITYGQMTAGSWAYIGTQGIIQGTYETLAECATQHFPETEGLRGKIVVTGGLGGMGGAQPLAVTMNHGVCIAAEVDEQRIDRRLETGYCQEKADDLEEALDRAKEAADAGEPYSVGVHTNAADALEALLERGFVPDVVTDQTAAHDELEGYYPSGYTVAEADELRADDPEAYVEESLDTMERHVDAILDLQAAGAVAFEYGNNIRGQVRDHRDHDRAFEFPGFVPAYVRPLFCRGKGPFRWVALSGDPEDIYRTDEAVTDLFPEKDHLRRWIDLAQEEVAFQGLPARVCWLGYQAGDDPDGLTERARFALEINDLVAAGELAAPIVVTRDHLDAGSVASPNRETEAMRDDSDAIADWPILNALLNCAAGADVVSVHDGGGVGIGNAIHANNHVVLDGSDLAAEKAKRVFTTDPGMGVVRHADAGYEEALAEARESNVDVPMRGDE, encoded by the coding sequence ATGCACGTGCCACGGCGAGACGGCGGTCACGACGTGGGCGAACCGAGTGCACAGTGGCGAGAGTACCAGGGTTCGCCGACCGGAACCGACCTCGAGTGTCGAGGGTGGCGACAGGAGGCTGCCCTGCGACTGCTGAACAACAATCTCGATCCGGAGGTGGCCGAGAAGCCCGAAGAGCTGGTCGTCTACGGCGGAACCGGTCGTGCAGCCCGGTCGTGGGACGCCTACGACGCGATCTGCGAGGAACTCCGAACGCTTGCCGACGACGAGACGCTGCTCGTCCAGAGCGGCAAGCCGGTCGGGCGCTTCCGTACGCACGAACGCGCGCCACGCGTCCTGATCGCCAACTCGAACCTGGTCGGCAAATGGGACGACTGGGAACACTTCCACGAACTCGAGGCGAAGGGCCTGATCACGTACGGCCAGATGACGGCGGGGTCGTGGGCGTACATCGGCACGCAGGGGATCATCCAGGGGACCTACGAGACGCTGGCCGAGTGTGCGACCCAGCACTTCCCCGAGACGGAGGGGCTCCGGGGGAAGATCGTCGTCACCGGCGGTCTCGGCGGGATGGGCGGTGCACAGCCGCTCGCGGTGACGATGAACCACGGGGTCTGCATCGCCGCCGAGGTCGACGAGCAGCGGATCGATCGCCGTCTCGAGACCGGCTACTGCCAGGAGAAAGCCGACGACCTCGAGGAGGCACTCGACCGCGCAAAGGAAGCCGCCGACGCTGGCGAGCCCTACAGCGTCGGCGTCCACACGAACGCCGCTGACGCGCTCGAGGCGCTGCTCGAGCGGGGGTTCGTCCCCGACGTCGTCACCGACCAGACTGCCGCCCACGACGAACTCGAGGGGTACTACCCCTCCGGCTACACGGTCGCCGAGGCCGACGAGTTGCGCGCAGACGACCCCGAAGCGTACGTCGAGGAGAGTCTCGACACGATGGAACGACACGTCGACGCGATCCTCGACCTCCAGGCGGCGGGCGCGGTCGCCTTCGAGTACGGAAACAACATCCGCGGGCAGGTGCGAGACCACCGCGATCACGACCGGGCGTTCGAGTTCCCGGGATTCGTCCCGGCGTACGTCCGACCGCTGTTCTGCCGCGGGAAGGGGCCGTTCCGCTGGGTGGCGCTCTCCGGCGACCCCGAGGACATCTACCGAACCGACGAGGCCGTCACGGACCTGTTCCCCGAGAAAGACCACCTGCGTCGCTGGATCGATCTCGCCCAGGAGGAGGTCGCGTTCCAGGGCTTGCCCGCACGCGTCTGCTGGCTGGGCTACCAGGCTGGCGACGATCCCGACGGCCTCACCGAACGCGCTCGCTTCGCCCTCGAGATCAACGACCTCGTCGCCGCGGGCGAACTCGCCGCGCCGATCGTCGTCACCCGCGACCACCTCGACGCCGGCTCCGTCGCGAGCCCGAACCGCGAGACGGAGGCCATGCGAGACGACTCTGACGCGATCGCCGACTGGCCGATCCTCAACGCGTTGCTCAACTGCGCGGCGGGCGCGGACGTCGTCTCGGTCCACGACGGCGGCGGCGTCGGGATCGGCAACGCCATCCACGCGAACAACCACGTCGTCCTCGACGGCTCGGACCTCGCTGCCGAAAAGGCCAAACGCGTGTTCACGACCGATCCGGGGATGGGCGTGGTTCGCCACGCCGACGCCGGCTACGAGGAGGCGCTGGCGGAAGCCCGCGAGTCGAACGTCGACGTCCCGATGCGAGGTGACGAATGA
- the otsB gene encoding trehalose-phosphatase, which yields MSETRPRPIDEHLPRLRRELDLVSELLVCLDFDGTLAPIVDDPDEASLTPATEAAVESLASATNVSTAIVSGRRLADVRSRVDAVSTCAGNHGLELVRDGSRLVHPVARERTELVERTCRALETAVDPIAGCRVENKRLTGTVHVRSVPSAARPVVRRLAHDVVDRIGGGDLESSTGKRVIEFAPAISWGKGDAVSLLESVHPEGTFVVYVGDDVTDESAFRAVEPDGLGVRVGDDRPSAASCRVRSPSAVASLLGWLATVGDGLVGESGDRSTREIASKTE from the coding sequence ATGTCCGAGACACGCCCACGGCCGATCGACGAGCACCTGCCACGGTTGCGACGGGAACTCGATCTGGTGTCGGAACTGCTTGTCTGTCTCGACTTCGACGGGACGCTCGCGCCGATCGTCGACGACCCCGACGAGGCGTCGCTGACGCCGGCAACCGAGGCTGCTGTCGAGTCGCTCGCGTCTGCGACGAACGTGTCGACGGCGATCGTCAGCGGCCGCAGACTGGCCGACGTGCGCTCGCGCGTTGACGCGGTGTCGACCTGCGCGGGCAACCACGGTCTCGAACTCGTTCGCGACGGATCGAGGCTCGTCCACCCGGTCGCTCGCGAGCGTACGGAACTCGTCGAACGAACCTGTCGCGCACTCGAGACGGCCGTCGATCCGATTGCTGGCTGTCGCGTCGAGAACAAGCGCCTGACGGGGACCGTCCACGTCAGATCGGTGCCGTCGGCGGCCCGTCCCGTCGTGCGGCGGCTCGCTCACGACGTGGTCGACCGGATCGGCGGCGGTGACCTCGAGTCGTCGACGGGAAAACGCGTGATCGAGTTCGCGCCCGCGATCTCCTGGGGGAAAGGCGACGCCGTCTCCCTCCTCGAGTCGGTCCATCCCGAGGGGACGTTCGTGGTCTACGTCGGCGACGACGTCACAGACGAGTCGGCGTTTCGCGCCGTCGAACCCGACGGGCTCGGCGTCCGCGTCGGCGACGATCGACCGTCGGCCGCGTCCTGTCGCGTTCGATCGCCGTCTGCGGTCGCGTCGCTTCTAGGCTGGCTCGCGACCGTCGGCGACGGCCTGGTGGGTGAATCCGGCGATCGTTCGACGCGAGAGATAGCGTCGAAAACCGAGTGA